The Leadbettera azotonutricia ZAS-9 genome has a window encoding:
- a CDS encoding DNA primase family protein, with the protein MYENVGDESIYLRIKDLKAGKIQFTDSTNAEKLKEIYGRDIRYNAAWKKWIVWDGRSWVIDDGALIHEKGLEMVRGLYEEQLKTTDYRERMDIEKYAMLSENVRRREAFIKAASWIIELNITSEELDTNPWLLNVQNGTIDILTGEFREHRQEDMITKIANVEYDPKADCPAWKQFVREIMNYNGDIITFLQTVAGLGITGDVSEQSMFILFGSGANGKSTFLNTIMYLLGDYGITTTTDTFMKRNNEQITNDIARLRGARFVTTTEIDQGKRLSEPLIKQITGNDKITARFLYGEYFSYMPTYKIFMGTNHKPIIRGTDYGIWRRIKLIPFTTRIEVDKQDKHLEEKLRAEASGILNWLLEGTYRWRKEGLKVPEVIVSATNDYQGEMDVIGNFLKECCIQSPGISIRIRELFKAYQEWCEQNNERAVSERLLSMRLKEMGFSRTRSAEARYWSGIMLKAKTE; encoded by the coding sequence ATGTATGAGAATGTCGGGGATGAATCAATTTATTTGCGGATTAAGGATTTGAAGGCTGGCAAGATACAGTTTACCGACTCAACCAATGCTGAAAAGCTCAAAGAAATCTATGGCCGGGATATTCGGTATAACGCCGCCTGGAAAAAATGGATTGTGTGGGATGGTAGAAGCTGGGTCATAGACGATGGGGCTTTGATCCACGAAAAAGGTCTGGAAATGGTCCGGGGGCTTTATGAGGAACAGTTAAAGACCACGGATTACCGGGAGCGTATGGACATTGAGAAATATGCCATGTTGAGTGAAAATGTGCGGCGGCGGGAGGCTTTTATAAAGGCTGCTTCATGGATTATTGAACTCAATATCACCAGTGAGGAACTGGACACGAACCCCTGGCTTTTGAATGTGCAGAACGGAACTATTGATATTCTGACCGGGGAATTCCGGGAACATCGGCAGGAGGACATGATCACCAAGATTGCCAATGTGGAATACGACCCGAAGGCGGATTGCCCTGCGTGGAAGCAGTTTGTCCGGGAGATAATGAACTACAACGGGGACATTATCACGTTTTTGCAGACCGTGGCGGGGCTGGGTATAACCGGGGATGTGTCGGAACAAAGTATGTTTATTCTGTTCGGCTCCGGCGCTAACGGAAAAAGCACCTTTCTGAATACGATTATGTATTTGCTGGGGGACTACGGGATAACCACCACCACCGATACCTTTATGAAGCGGAACAATGAGCAGATTACCAATGACATTGCCCGGCTTCGGGGCGCACGGTTTGTAACGACTACGGAAATTGACCAGGGGAAGCGGCTGAGTGAACCGCTGATAAAGCAGATTACGGGGAATGACAAGATTACGGCTCGTTTCCTGTACGGGGAATATTTTAGTTATATGCCGACCTATAAGATTTTTATGGGGACAAACCATAAGCCTATTATCAGGGGTACTGATTACGGGATTTGGCGGCGGATTAAACTGATCCCCTTCACTACTCGGATTGAAGTGGATAAACAAGACAAACACCTGGAGGAGAAATTACGGGCGGAAGCCTCCGGGATATTAAACTGGCTGCTTGAAGGGACATACCGGTGGCGTAAGGAGGGGCTTAAAGTGCCGGAGGTGATCGTGTCCGCTACCAATGACTATCAGGGTGAAATGGACGTGATCGGGAACTTCCTGAAAGAGTGCTGCATCCAGTCGCCGGGGATTAGCATACGGATACGGGAATTGTTTAAGGCGTATCAGGAATGGTGCGAACAGAACAATGAACGGGCGGTGAGTGAACGGCTCTTGTCCATGCGCTTAAAGGAAATGGGCTTTAGCCGGACCCGGAGCGCAGAGGCCCGGTACTGGTCGGGGATTATGCTGAAGGCCAAGACGGAATAG
- a CDS encoding NlpC/P60 family protein — MGIKWDALFENEKKQFEKMNELDRFIYFLLLQFGSPYGWGKENPESSDCSGAVCMALFAATGLLIRTTADDLYKRVFTKINPRPTDIRAAFFVDGKTGIASHVAGLVGDGVVLNSQEGGAQIKGLESLSAWFWNRGSSSAIRGLNREALARLAGEGKNRYGLDSELNRYFDMGA; from the coding sequence ATGGGTATTAAATGGGATGCATTATTTGAGAATGAAAAAAAGCAATTTGAAAAAATGAATGAACTGGACAGGTTTATTTATTTTCTTTTGCTGCAATTCGGATCGCCTTATGGATGGGGCAAGGAAAACCCGGAAAGCTCTGATTGTTCGGGGGCGGTGTGCATGGCCCTGTTTGCGGCTACGGGGCTGCTTATCAGGACTACGGCGGATGATCTGTATAAGCGGGTGTTTACCAAGATAAACCCCCGCCCTACGGATATTCGGGCGGCGTTTTTTGTAGATGGGAAAACCGGGATCGCTTCCCATGTTGCCGGACTGGTTGGGGACGGGGTTGTTCTTAATTCCCAGGAAGGGGGAGCGCAGATCAAGGGGCTGGAAAGTTTGTCTGCCTGGTTTTGGAACCGGGGATCGTCAAGCGCAATCCGGGGGCTGAACCGTGAAGCGTTGGCCCGGCTTGCCGGGGAAGGGAAAAACCGCTACGGGCTGGACAGCGAATTGAACCGCTATTTTGACATGGGAGCGTAA